The following coding sequences are from one Streptomyces sp. NBC_01294 window:
- the pgeF gene encoding peptidoglycan editing factor PgeF, with protein MTPEQHHVGGAHFAFTDRWGGVSAVPYEELNLGGAVGDDPAAVLANRALAARSLGLAPDRVVWMNQVHGRDVAVVDGPWGPDVAVPAVDAVVTARRGLALAVLTADCTPVLLADPVAGVAGAAHAGRPGLVAGVVPAAVEAMVALGAEPGRIVARTGPAVCGRCYEVPAEMRDAVAEVVPDARAETSWGTPAVDVVAGVHAQLAEAGVVDSLRSPVCTLESRDHFSYRRDRVTGRLAGYVWLD; from the coding sequence GTGACACCCGAGCAGCATCACGTGGGCGGCGCCCACTTCGCCTTCACCGACCGGTGGGGCGGAGTGAGCGCCGTTCCGTACGAAGAGCTCAACCTCGGCGGCGCGGTCGGTGACGACCCGGCCGCCGTTCTCGCGAACCGGGCACTGGCGGCGCGGTCCCTGGGTCTCGCCCCGGACCGGGTGGTCTGGATGAACCAGGTGCACGGCCGGGACGTGGCGGTGGTGGACGGGCCCTGGGGTCCGGACGTCGCCGTCCCCGCGGTGGACGCGGTGGTGACCGCCCGCCGGGGGCTCGCCCTCGCGGTGCTCACCGCCGACTGCACCCCGGTCCTGCTGGCGGACCCCGTCGCCGGGGTCGCGGGGGCCGCCCACGCCGGGCGGCCTGGACTGGTCGCCGGGGTGGTGCCCGCGGCCGTCGAGGCGATGGTCGCCCTCGGGGCCGAGCCGGGGCGGATCGTCGCCCGGACCGGACCCGCGGTGTGCGGGCGCTGCTACGAGGTGCCCGCCGAGATGCGGGATGCGGTGGCAGAAGTGGTTCCCGACGCGCGGGCCGAGACCAGCTGGGGGACACCGGCGGTCGACGTGGTCGCCGGGGTGCACGCCCAGCTCGCGGAGGCGGGGGTGGTGGACAGCCTCCGCTCCCCGGTCTGCACACTGGAGTCGCGGGACCACTTCTCGTACCGCCGCGACCGGGTGACCGGGCGGCTTGCCGGATATGTCTGGTTGGACTGA
- the lspA gene encoding signal peptidase II, translating to MAEAERIIGTPEVGDDAQPESVVPKGHRRIVALLVVALLAYVLDLGTKMLVVAKLEHQPPIEIIGDLLKFEAVRNPGAAFGFGEAFTIIFTCIAASVIVVIVRLARKLYSLPWAIALGLLLGGALGNLTDRIFRSPGVFRGAVVDFIAPAHFAVFNLADSAIVCGGILIVLLSFKGLDPDGTVHKD from the coding sequence GTGGCAGAGGCGGAGCGCATCATCGGTACGCCGGAGGTCGGGGACGACGCCCAGCCGGAGTCCGTCGTGCCCAAGGGGCACCGGCGGATCGTCGCGCTGCTCGTCGTGGCGTTGCTCGCCTACGTGCTGGACCTCGGCACCAAGATGCTGGTCGTGGCGAAGCTGGAGCACCAGCCGCCGATCGAGATCATCGGTGACCTGCTGAAGTTCGAGGCGGTCCGCAACCCGGGCGCGGCCTTCGGCTTCGGCGAGGCCTTCACCATCATCTTCACCTGCATCGCGGCCTCCGTGATCGTGGTGATCGTGCGGCTGGCCCGCAAGCTCTACAGCCTGCCGTGGGCGATCGCGCTGGGCCTGCTGCTGGGCGGTGCGCTGGGCAACCTGACCGACCGGATCTTCCGTTCGCCGGGTGTGTTCCGGGGCGCGGTCGTCGACTTCATCGCGCCGGCCCATTTCGCCGTCTTCAACCTCGCCGACTCGGCGATCGTGTGCGGCGGCATCCTCATCGTGCTCCTGTCCTTCAAGGGCCTGGACCCGGACGGCACCGTCCACAAGGACTGA
- a CDS encoding cell division protein FtsQ/DivIB, translating into MAGATTAQRGSPFSDRSGRSARKGGGSPKPPKPPRRPKPPKPPKSAKSAKSAKSEQRSGPQGPVRRLRGAPVLASLAAAVLLAAGGTWVLYGSSWLRVEKVTAAGTEVLTPEQVLAAAAVPVGAPLVSVDTDEIEGRVRGRLPRIDSVDVVRAWPHGIGLKVTERKPVLLIKKDANFVEVDASGVRFDTVPKAPAGVPVLELNAGRSPSARRFDEERLLHEAVSVAGSLPGPIARETVQVKVGSYDSVVLELTGGRSVTWGSGEQSDAKGRALTALLKAAPGSRHFDVSVPTAPAAAGS; encoded by the coding sequence GTGGCCGGAGCGACGACCGCACAGCGCGGGTCACCGTTTTCTGATCGGTCCGGCCGCTCCGCCCGCAAGGGCGGCGGCTCTCCCAAGCCGCCCAAGCCACCCAGGCGACCCAAACCGCCCAAGCCTCCGAAGTCGGCCAAGTCGGCCAAGTCCGCGAAGTCCGAGCAGAGGTCCGGCCCCCAGGGTCCCGTCAGGCGCCTGCGCGGGGCCCCCGTGCTGGCCTCCCTGGCCGCCGCGGTGCTCCTCGCCGCAGGCGGGACCTGGGTGCTCTACGGCTCCTCCTGGCTCCGCGTCGAGAAGGTCACCGCGGCCGGCACGGAGGTGCTCACCCCCGAGCAGGTCCTCGCCGCGGCGGCGGTGCCCGTCGGCGCACCCCTGGTGAGCGTCGACACCGACGAGATCGAGGGCCGGGTCCGCGGCCGGCTGCCCCGCATCGATTCGGTCGACGTGGTGCGGGCCTGGCCGCACGGGATCGGGCTGAAAGTGACGGAACGCAAACCCGTCCTGCTCATCAAGAAGGACGCGAACTTCGTGGAAGTGGACGCTTCGGGTGTGCGATTCGACACGGTTCCGAAAGCACCCGCTGGTGTTCCGGTCCTCGAATTGAACGCGGGGCGCTCCCCGAGCGCCCGCCGCTTCGACGAGGAACGGCTGCTGCACGAGGCCGTGAGCGTCGCGGGATCCCTCCCGGGGCCGATCGCGCGGGAAACCGTGCAGGTCAAGGTGGGTTCCTACGATTCGGTCGTGCTGGAGCTCACCGGTGGCCGGTCCGTGACGTGGGGGAGCGGTGAACAGAGCGATGCGAAGGGGCGGGCGCTGACCGCTCTGTTGAAAGCCGCGCCCGGGTCCCGCCACTTCGACGTGAGCGTCCCCACCGCCCCTGCCGCGGCCGGGAGTTGA
- the ileS gene encoding isoleucine--tRNA ligase: MTTPPQYRPVPAQVDLPALEHAVLDFWRESKTFATTLEQSEGRPEWVFYEGPPTANGMPGAHHIEARVFKDVFPRFRTMRGYHVARKAGWDCHGLPVELAVEKELGFNGKQDIEAYGIAEFNAKCRESVTRHTDAFTELTTRMGYWVDLDDAYRTMDPEYVESVWWSLKEIFNKGLLTQDHRVAPWCPRCGTGLSDHELAQGYETVVDPSVFVRFPLTSGPLAGQAALLVWTTTPWTLVSNTAVAAHPEVTYVVATNGEEKLVVAQPLLEKSLGEGWEATGETFTGKEMERWTYQRPFELVEFPAEAHYVVNAEYVTTEDGTGLVHQSPAFGADDLAVCRAYGLPVVNPVRPDGTFEEEVPLVGGIFFKKADEKLTADLDARGLLFKHIAYEHSYPHCWRCHTALLYYAQPSWYIRTTAVKDAMLRENEKTNWFPDSVKQGRFGDWLNNNIDWALSRNRYWGTPLPIWRCEENHLTCVGSRAELTELSGTDQSALDPHRPYIDDVTFPCTAEGCELTAVRVPEVIDAWYDSGSMPFAQWGYPHKNKEIFEKRYPAQFISEAIDQTRGWFYTLMAVGTLVFDKSSYENVVCLGHILAEDGRKMSKHLGNTLEPIQLMDQHGADAVRWFMAAGGSPWAARRVGHGTIQEVVRKTLLTYWNTVAFQALYARTSSWAPSAADPAPADRTVLDRWLLSELHALVGEVTEAMESYDTQRAGKLLSAFVDDLSNWYVRRSRRRFWQGDAAALRTLHDVVETVTRLMAPLTPFITERVWQDMIVPVTPDAPESVHLSTWPVADASQVDRTLSQQMLLVRRLVELGRATRAESGVKTRQPLSRALVGAVGFDALSPELRSQITEELNVSSLASLSEVGGSLVDTTAKANFRALGKRFGKGVQDVAKAVAAADAAALSLALRSGTAVVSVNGEEVSLSPEEVIITETPREGWSVASDSGATVALDLEITPELRLAGLARDAIRLIQEARKNSGLDVADRIALRWSSADPEVVTALTDHATLIADEVLATDFADGSADAAYGDPFTDEPLSLTFRLRKA, from the coding sequence ATGACCACACCGCCGCAGTACCGCCCGGTACCCGCCCAGGTCGACCTGCCTGCCCTCGAGCACGCGGTCCTCGACTTCTGGCGCGAGAGCAAGACCTTCGCCACGACCCTGGAGCAGTCCGAGGGCCGCCCCGAGTGGGTCTTCTACGAGGGCCCGCCCACCGCGAACGGCATGCCCGGCGCGCACCACATCGAGGCCCGCGTCTTCAAGGACGTCTTCCCCCGGTTCCGCACCATGCGCGGCTACCACGTGGCCCGCAAGGCCGGCTGGGACTGCCACGGCCTGCCCGTCGAGCTCGCCGTCGAGAAGGAACTGGGCTTCAACGGCAAGCAGGACATCGAGGCGTACGGCATCGCCGAGTTCAACGCCAAGTGCCGCGAGTCCGTGACCCGCCACACCGACGCGTTCACCGAGCTCACGACCCGGATGGGCTACTGGGTCGACCTGGACGACGCCTACCGGACCATGGACCCCGAGTACGTCGAGTCCGTGTGGTGGTCGCTGAAGGAGATCTTCAACAAGGGTCTGCTCACCCAGGACCACCGCGTCGCCCCCTGGTGCCCGCGCTGCGGCACCGGCCTCTCCGACCACGAGCTGGCCCAGGGCTACGAGACGGTCGTCGACCCCTCGGTCTTCGTCCGCTTCCCGCTGACCTCCGGCCCGCTGGCCGGCCAGGCCGCGCTGCTGGTCTGGACGACGACCCCCTGGACCCTGGTCTCCAACACCGCCGTGGCCGCGCACCCGGAGGTCACGTACGTCGTGGCCACCAACGGCGAGGAGAAGCTGGTCGTCGCCCAGCCGCTGCTGGAGAAGTCCCTCGGCGAGGGCTGGGAGGCCACCGGCGAGACCTTCACGGGCAAGGAGATGGAGCGCTGGACCTACCAGCGCCCCTTCGAGCTCGTGGAATTCCCGGCCGAGGCCCACTACGTCGTGAACGCCGAGTACGTCACGACCGAGGACGGCACCGGTCTGGTCCACCAGTCCCCCGCCTTCGGCGCCGACGACCTCGCGGTCTGCCGCGCGTACGGCCTGCCCGTCGTGAACCCGGTCCGCCCCGACGGCACCTTCGAGGAGGAGGTCCCGCTGGTCGGCGGCATCTTCTTCAAGAAGGCCGACGAGAAGCTGACCGCCGACCTCGACGCGCGCGGCCTGCTCTTCAAGCACATCGCCTACGAGCACAGCTACCCGCACTGCTGGCGCTGCCACACGGCCCTGCTCTACTACGCGCAGCCGTCCTGGTACATCCGCACCACCGCCGTCAAGGACGCGATGCTGCGGGAGAACGAGAAGACCAACTGGTTCCCGGACTCCGTCAAGCAGGGCCGCTTCGGCGACTGGCTGAACAACAACATCGACTGGGCGCTGTCCCGCAACCGCTACTGGGGCACCCCGCTGCCGATCTGGCGGTGTGAGGAAAACCACCTCACCTGCGTCGGCTCGCGCGCGGAGCTGACGGAGCTGTCCGGGACGGACCAGTCCGCCCTGGACCCGCACCGCCCCTACATCGACGACGTCACCTTCCCCTGCACGGCCGAGGGCTGCGAGCTGACCGCCGTCCGCGTGCCCGAGGTCATCGACGCCTGGTACGACTCGGGCTCGATGCCGTTCGCGCAGTGGGGCTACCCGCACAAGAACAAGGAGATCTTCGAGAAGCGCTACCCGGCGCAGTTCATCTCGGAGGCCATCGACCAGACGCGCGGGTGGTTCTACACGCTGATGGCGGTCGGCACCCTCGTCTTCGACAAGTCCTCCTACGAGAACGTGGTCTGCCTGGGCCACATCCTCGCCGAGGACGGCCGCAAGATGTCCAAGCACCTGGGCAACACCCTCGAGCCGATCCAGCTCATGGACCAGCACGGCGCGGACGCGGTGCGCTGGTTCATGGCGGCCGGCGGCTCCCCGTGGGCGGCGCGCCGCGTCGGCCACGGCACGATCCAGGAGGTCGTCCGCAAGACCCTCCTCACGTACTGGAACACGGTCGCCTTCCAGGCCCTGTACGCCCGTACGTCGAGCTGGGCGCCGTCCGCGGCCGACCCGGCCCCGGCCGACCGCACGGTCCTCGACCGCTGGCTGCTCTCCGAGCTGCACGCCCTGGTCGGCGAGGTCACCGAGGCGATGGAGTCGTACGACACCCAGCGCGCCGGCAAGCTCCTCTCCGCGTTCGTCGACGACCTCTCCAACTGGTACGTCCGCCGCTCGCGCCGCCGCTTCTGGCAGGGCGACGCGGCCGCGCTGCGCACCCTGCACGACGTGGTCGAGACGGTCACCCGCCTGATGGCCCCGCTGACCCCCTTCATCACGGAGCGGGTCTGGCAGGACATGATCGTCCCGGTCACCCCGGACGCCCCGGAGTCGGTGCACCTCTCGACGTGGCCGGTGGCGGACGCGTCCCAGGTGGACCGGACCCTGTCCCAGCAGATGCTGCTGGTCCGGCGCCTGGTCGAGCTGGGCCGCGCCACGCGCGCCGAGTCGGGCGTCAAGACCCGCCAGCCGCTCTCCCGGGCCCTGGTCGGCGCGGTGGGCTTCGACGCGCTCTCCCCCGAGCTGCGGTCGCAGATCACCGAGGAGCTGAACGTCTCCTCCCTGGCCTCGCTCTCCGAGGTCGGCGGGTCCCTGGTGGACACCACGGCGAAGGCGAACTTCCGCGCGCTGGGCAAGCGCTTCGGCAAGGGCGTCCAGGACGTGGCGAAGGCGGTGGCCGCGGCCGACGCGGCGGCGCTGTCGCTGGCCCTGCGCTCGGGCACCGCGGTCGTGTCGGTGAACGGCGAGGAGGTGTCCCTCTCCCCGGAGGAGGTCATCATCACGGAGACCCCGCGCGAGGGCTGGTCGGTGGCGTCCGACTCGGGCGCGACGGTCGCCCTGGACCTGGAGATCACCCCGGAGCTGCGGCTGGCGGGCCTGGCGCGTGACGCGATCCGCCTGATCCAGGAGGCCCGGAAGAACTCCGGCCTGGACGTCGCGGACCGGATCGCGCTGCGGTGGTCCTCCGCGGACCCGGAGGTCGTCACGGCCCTGACGGACCACGCGACGCTCATCGCGGACGAGGTCCTGGCCACGGACTTCGCGGACGGCTCGGCCGACGCGGCGTACGGCGACCCGTTCACGGACGAGCCCCTGTCCCTGACCTTCCGCCTCCGCAAGGCGTAA
- a CDS encoding YggS family pyridoxal phosphate-dependent enzyme has translation MTDRKPELAENLARVEERISSACAAAGRKREEVTLIVVTKTYPASDVRLLAELGVRHVAENRDQDAAPKAAACADLPLSWHFVGQLQTNKVRSVAGYAHVVQSVDRPRLVTALSAAASAAGREIGCLVQIALDAESGARGTRGGAAPEQLAELADLVAGAPGLRIDGLMTVAPLSGPYAGREQAAFERLVELSSRMRADHPAATMVSAGMSADLEQAVAAGATHVRVGTAVLGARPRLG, from the coding sequence ATGACGGATCGTAAGCCGGAGCTCGCCGAGAACCTGGCGCGGGTGGAGGAACGTATCTCGTCCGCCTGCGCGGCGGCGGGCCGCAAGCGGGAAGAGGTGACGCTCATCGTGGTCACCAAGACCTATCCCGCGAGCGACGTACGACTGCTGGCGGAGCTGGGTGTCCGTCATGTTGCGGAGAATCGCGACCAGGATGCCGCCCCCAAGGCCGCGGCCTGCGCGGATCTGCCCCTCAGCTGGCACTTCGTCGGTCAGTTGCAGACGAACAAAGTCCGTTCCGTGGCGGGATACGCGCATGTGGTGCAGTCGGTCGACCGCCCCAGGCTCGTGACCGCCCTCTCGGCCGCCGCCTCCGCCGCCGGGCGGGAGATCGGCTGCCTCGTGCAGATCGCCCTCGACGCCGAGTCGGGGGCGCGCGGGACCCGCGGCGGCGCGGCGCCGGAGCAGCTCGCGGAGTTGGCGGACCTCGTCGCCGGGGCGCCGGGACTGCGCATCGACGGTCTGATGACCGTCGCTCCGCTGTCCGGCCCCTACGCGGGGCGCGAACAGGCCGCCTTCGAGCGGCTGGTGGAATTGTCATCCCGCATGCGCGCGGACCATCCGGCTGCCACGATGGTGTCGGCTGGGATGAGCGCAGACCTGGAACAGGCCGTTGCGGCCGGTGCGACACATGTACGCGTCGGCACTGCGGTACTCGGCGCGAGACCCCGGCTCGGGTAA
- a CDS encoding DivIVA domain-containing protein, with amino-acid sequence MPLTPEDVRNKQFTTVRLREGYDEDEVDAFLDEVESELTRLLRENEDLRAKLAAATRAAAQNQQQQGMRKPEPQDQRGPGAPVPAAISGPPQQQQQMGPPQLPGGQPQLPPGPGGQGQQGPGPMGGPMGGPMQQHPMGGPQGMGQQQMQQQSMGGQNPLGQQMQPMGQQMQPMGQQMQPMGQQMQQMQQPQLPQQGPGGDSAARVLSLAQQTADQAIAEARSEANKIVGEARSRAEGLERDARAKADALERDAQEKHRVAMGSLESARATLERKVEDLRGFEREYRTRLKSYLESQLRQLETQADDSLAPPRNPGAPSLPPSPSPSMAPAGAMGHSMGGPSMGGPSMGGPSPMGGPSMGAGPSYGGQQQMSPAMTQPMAPVRPVAPQPMQAPSPMRGFLIDEDDN; translated from the coding sequence ATGCCGCTGACTCCCGAGGACGTGCGGAACAAGCAGTTCACGACCGTCCGCCTGCGAGAAGGCTATGACGAGGACGAGGTCGACGCCTTCCTCGACGAGGTCGAGTCCGAACTGACGCGCCTGCTGCGCGAGAACGAGGACCTGCGCGCCAAGCTGGCCGCGGCCACGCGTGCCGCTGCGCAGAACCAGCAGCAGCAGGGCATGCGCAAGCCGGAACCCCAGGACCAGCGCGGCCCCGGCGCCCCCGTGCCCGCGGCCATATCCGGCCCGCCGCAGCAGCAGCAGCAGATGGGCCCGCCCCAGCTGCCGGGCGGCCAGCCGCAGCTTCCGCCGGGCCCCGGCGGCCAGGGCCAGCAGGGCCCCGGCCCGATGGGCGGCCCCATGGGCGGTCCCATGCAGCAGCACCCCATGGGTGGACCGCAGGGCATGGGCCAGCAGCAGATGCAGCAGCAGTCGATGGGCGGCCAGAACCCGCTCGGCCAGCAGATGCAGCCCATGGGCCAGCAGATGCAGCCGATGGGCCAGCAGATGCAGCCGATGGGCCAGCAGATGCAGCAGATGCAGCAGCCGCAGCTCCCGCAGCAGGGCCCTGGTGGCGACAGCGCCGCCCGCGTCCTCTCGCTGGCGCAGCAGACCGCCGACCAGGCGATCGCGGAGGCCCGCTCCGAGGCCAACAAGATCGTCGGCGAGGCCCGGTCGCGCGCCGAGGGCCTGGAGCGGGACGCCCGCGCCAAGGCCGACGCGCTGGAGCGGGACGCCCAGGAGAAGCACCGTGTCGCGATGGGCTCCCTGGAGTCCGCCCGCGCCACGCTGGAGCGCAAGGTCGAGGACCTGCGGGGCTTCGAGCGTGAGTACCGTACGCGTCTGAAGTCCTACCTGGAGTCGCAGCTGCGCCAGCTGGAGACCCAGGCCGACGACTCCCTGGCCCCGCCGCGCAACCCGGGCGCCCCGTCGCTGCCGCCGTCGCCGTCGCCTTCGATGGCTCCGGCCGGTGCGATGGGCCACTCGATGGGCGGTCCGTCGATGGGCGGCCCCTCCATGGGCGGTCCGTCCCCCATGGGCGGCCCCTCGATGGGTGCGGGCCCGTCCTACGGCGGCCAGCAGCAGATGTCCCCGGCGATGACCCAGCCGATGGCTCCGGTGCGGCCGGTTGCGCCGCAGCCGATGCAGGCGCCGTCGCCGATGCGGGGCTTTCTGATCGACGAGGACGACAACTAG
- the ftsZ gene encoding cell division protein FtsZ translates to MAAPQNYLAVIKVIGVGGGGVNAINRMIEVGLKGVEFIAINTDAQALLMSDADVKLDVGRELTRGLGAGANPAVGRKAAEDHREEIEEVLKGADMVFVTAGEGGGTGTGGAPVVANIARSLGALTIGVVTRPFTFEGRRRANQAEDGIAELREEVDTLIVIPNDRLLSISDRQVSVLDAFKSADQVLLSGVQGITDLITTPGLINLDFADVKSVMSEAGSALMGIGSARGDDRAVAAAEMAISSPLLEASIDGARGVLLSISGGSDLGLFEINEAAQLVSEAAHPEANIIFGAVIDDALGDEVRVTVIAAGFDGGQPPARRDNVIGAASTKREEPAPAPVRAAEPARPAFGGLGSVTPREDPPAPVEAAPVEAQAPAPQVPTARPYQDSPAEELDVPDFLK, encoded by the coding sequence GTGGCAGCACCGCAGAACTACCTCGCAGTCATCAAGGTCATCGGTGTCGGCGGCGGTGGTGTCAATGCCATCAACCGAATGATCGAGGTCGGTCTCAAGGGCGTCGAGTTCATCGCCATCAACACGGACGCCCAGGCGCTGTTGATGAGCGACGCCGACGTCAAGCTCGACGTCGGCCGCGAACTCACCCGGGGCCTCGGCGCCGGCGCCAACCCGGCCGTCGGCCGCAAGGCGGCAGAGGACCACCGCGAGGAGATCGAGGAGGTCCTCAAGGGGGCCGACATGGTCTTCGTCACCGCCGGTGAAGGCGGCGGCACCGGCACCGGCGGCGCACCCGTCGTCGCCAACATCGCGCGCTCGCTGGGCGCCCTGACGATCGGTGTGGTCACCCGGCCGTTCACCTTCGAGGGCCGGCGCCGCGCGAACCAGGCGGAGGACGGCATCGCCGAGCTCCGCGAAGAGGTCGACACCCTCATCGTCATCCCCAACGACCGGCTGCTGTCCATCTCGGACCGCCAGGTCAGCGTGCTCGACGCCTTCAAGTCGGCCGACCAGGTCCTGCTCTCGGGCGTCCAGGGCATCACCGACCTCATCACCACCCCGGGTCTGATCAACCTCGACTTCGCCGACGTCAAGTCCGTGATGTCCGAGGCCGGCTCGGCCCTGATGGGCATCGGCTCGGCCCGCGGCGACGACCGCGCGGTGGCCGCGGCCGAGATGGCGATCTCCTCGCCGCTGCTGGAGGCGTCCATCGACGGCGCCCGCGGCGTGCTGCTCTCCATCTCCGGCGGCTCGGACCTCGGTCTCTTCGAGATCAACGAGGCCGCGCAGCTGGTGAGCGAGGCCGCGCACCCCGAGGCGAACATCATCTTCGGCGCCGTCATCGACGACGCGCTCGGCGACGAGGTACGGGTCACCGTCATCGCGGCCGGGTTCGACGGCGGACAGCCCCCGGCCCGCCGGGACAACGTCATCGGCGCCGCGTCCACCAAGCGCGAGGAGCCGGCCCCGGCTCCGGTCCGCGCCGCCGAGCCGGCCCGCCCGGCCTTCGGCGGACTCGGCTCGGTCACCCCGCGCGAGGACCCCCCGGCCCCCGTAGAGGCGGCCCCGGTCGAGGCCCAGGCCCCCGCGCCGCAGGTCCCCACGGCCCGGCCGTACCAGGACAGCCCGGCCGAGGAACTGGATGTCCCGGACTTCTTGAAGTGA
- a CDS encoding cell division protein SepF, whose protein sequence is MAGAMRKMAVYLGLVEDDRYDNPGYDPDDEFEPEPEMERARDRDRRQQPVHQAPVSDEPVRVVQPPAQREPIPIPVENGRPARIAPVASITPDRTNLEKNAPVIMPKVVSEREPYRITTLHPRTYNEARTIGEHFREGTPVIMNLTEMDDTDAKRLVDFAAGLVFGLHGSIERVTQKVFLLSPANVDVTAEDKARIAEGGFFNQS, encoded by the coding sequence ATGGCCGGCGCGATGCGCAAGATGGCGGTCTACCTCGGCCTCGTGGAGGACGACCGGTACGACAACCCGGGGTACGACCCCGACGACGAGTTCGAGCCCGAGCCCGAGATGGAGCGAGCTCGGGACCGGGATCGCCGACAGCAGCCCGTGCACCAAGCGCCCGTATCGGACGAACCGGTACGAGTGGTACAGCCGCCGGCTCAGCGGGAACCCATCCCAATTCCGGTGGAAAACGGACGTCCTGCGCGAATTGCCCCCGTGGCATCCATCACACCTGATCGCACGAACCTGGAGAAGAACGCCCCCGTGATCATGCCCAAGGTCGTCTCCGAGCGGGAGCCGTACCGCATCACGACGCTGCACCCCCGGACCTACAACGAGGCCCGTACCATCGGGGAACACTTCCGTGAGGGCACTCCGGTGATCATGAATCTCACGGAGATGGACGACACGGATGCGAAGCGTCTCGTGGACTTCGCCGCCGGTCTCGTCTTCGGCCTGCACGGCAGCATTGAACGCGTGACACAGAAGGTGTTCCTGCTGTCGCCTGCTAACGTCGATGTCACGGCGGAGGACAAGGCTCGCATCGCGGAGGGCGGGTTCTTCAACCAAAGCTAG
- a CDS encoding TraR/DksA family transcriptional regulator — translation MITVCEGAAAMVAKKTAGSTAKKAVGKAAVSEDAAPAEKAAAARKTAAADRAPVDRAPAKKAPARKAAAGKAPAEKATAVAKTTAVGKRTATAKKAGAEGAAHAAKETGVRKVVAKKSTGTARKAAEAATSGLPKTRATAALSPGELAVRPGEDPWTAKEVEDARTELLSEVLRLRAELDASEVAISGLMRDSGDGAGDDQADTGTKNITRESELALAANASSMLEQSERALERLEAGTYGLCENCGKPIGKARMQAFPRATLCVDCKQKQERRH, via the coding sequence ATGATCACAGTATGTGAAGGGGCCGCGGCCATGGTGGCGAAGAAGACCGCCGGGAGTACTGCCAAGAAGGCTGTCGGGAAGGCGGCGGTCTCCGAGGACGCGGCTCCCGCCGAGAAGGCGGCCGCCGCCCGGAAGACCGCTGCCGCGGACAGGGCCCCGGTCGACAGGGCTCCGGCAAAGAAGGCTCCGGCCCGGAAGGCCGCGGCCGGCAAGGCCCCGGCCGAGAAGGCGACCGCCGTCGCGAAGACGACCGCCGTCGGGAAGCGGACGGCCACGGCCAAGAAGGCCGGGGCCGAGGGGGCGGCGCACGCCGCGAAGGAGACGGGAGTCCGGAAAGTGGTTGCCAAGAAGAGCACCGGTACGGCGAGGAAGGCGGCCGAGGCCGCCACGAGCGGGCTGCCCAAGACACGGGCCACGGCGGCCCTGAGCCCCGGCGAGCTGGCCGTACGGCCCGGGGAGGACCCCTGGACCGCCAAGGAGGTCGAGGACGCCCGTACGGAGCTGCTGTCGGAGGTGCTGCGGCTGCGCGCCGAGCTCGACGCCTCCGAGGTGGCCATCTCGGGCCTGATGCGGGACTCGGGCGACGGCGCGGGCGACGACCAGGCCGACACCGGCACAAAGAACATCACCCGGGAGTCCGAGCTGGCGCTCGCGGCGAACGCCAGCTCGATGCTGGAGCAGTCCGAGCGGGCCCTGGAACGGCTGGAGGCGGGCACGTACGGGCTCTGCGAGAACTGCGGGAAGCCGATCGGCAAGGCCAGGATGCAGGCCTTCCCGAGGGCCACGCTGTGCGTGGACTGCAAGCAGAAGCAGGAGCGGCGGCACTAG
- a CDS encoding YggT family protein, whose protein sequence is MGVALQVVYIVLMCFLIVLIFRLVMDYVFQFARSWTPGKAMVVVLEATYTLTDPPLKLLRRFIPPLRLGGVALDLSFFVLMIIVYILISFVSSAARSV, encoded by the coding sequence ATGGGCGTCGCACTACAGGTGGTCTACATCGTGCTGATGTGCTTCCTCATCGTGCTGATCTTCCGACTGGTCATGGACTACGTGTTCCAGTTCGCACGTTCATGGACACCCGGCAAGGCGATGGTGGTCGTTCTGGAGGCCACCTACACTCTTACCGATCCACCGCTCAAGCTTCTTCGGCGGTTCATCCCGCCGTTGCGTCTCGGGGGCGTGGCACTCGACCTGTCCTTCTTCGTTCTGATGATCATCGTTTACATCCTCATCAGCTTCGTGAGCAGCGCTGCGAGAAGCGTGTGA